The Corallococcus soli genome includes a window with the following:
- a CDS encoding GNAT family N-acetyltransferase yields the protein MELTGEYGPPRDEQEVAAVVDITAQAFAMAAADSDSVVRKNHASQLLRLLRHDGQVAATLTLIRMGQFLGGRSVPIIGVGGVGVAPEHRGAGAATRLFHHFLREMRDEGAPLSVLFPATQPLYRRVGYEQAGARYEIRVDASSLELGERSLTLRPMRPSDEAAVDACYRRFAAQRQGWLDRGDYIWRRVRTPRHDTAHGFVVEGDSGLEGFVYLIRSLAPQGAVPKQLLKLNDLVATTPAAARRLLRFIGDHRSLAQDVVWYGGADEPLLALLREQTYQVKLSMHWMTRLLDVPKALEARGWPQGLSGALHLDVADDVLPQNQGRFVLEVEGGAARVRPGGEGRMRLHVRALAPLFTGFLTPRALQLAGMLDADDASLDVAAALFAGPAPSLRDMF from the coding sequence TGGAATTGACGGGAGAGTACGGGCCTCCGCGGGATGAGCAGGAAGTCGCCGCGGTCGTGGACATCACCGCGCAGGCCTTCGCCATGGCCGCCGCGGACTCCGACAGCGTGGTGCGCAAGAACCACGCATCGCAGCTCCTGCGCCTGCTGCGTCACGACGGGCAGGTGGCGGCCACGCTCACCCTCATCCGCATGGGCCAGTTCCTGGGCGGCCGCTCGGTGCCCATCATCGGCGTGGGCGGGGTGGGCGTCGCGCCCGAGCACCGGGGGGCCGGGGCCGCCACGCGCCTCTTCCACCACTTCCTGCGTGAGATGCGCGACGAGGGGGCGCCCCTGTCGGTGCTCTTCCCCGCGACGCAGCCGCTCTACCGGCGCGTGGGCTACGAGCAGGCCGGTGCCCGGTATGAAATCCGCGTGGACGCCTCCTCGCTGGAGCTGGGGGAGCGCTCGCTGACCCTGCGCCCCATGCGGCCCTCGGACGAGGCGGCGGTGGACGCGTGCTACCGGCGCTTCGCCGCCCAGCGCCAGGGCTGGCTGGACCGGGGGGACTACATCTGGCGGCGCGTGCGCACGCCGCGCCACGACACGGCGCACGGCTTCGTCGTGGAGGGCGACTCCGGCCTGGAGGGCTTCGTGTACCTCATCCGGAGCCTCGCGCCGCAGGGCGCGGTGCCCAAGCAGTTGCTGAAGCTCAACGACCTGGTGGCCACCACGCCCGCCGCCGCGCGCCGGCTGCTGCGCTTCATCGGGGACCACCGCTCGCTGGCGCAGGACGTGGTGTGGTACGGCGGCGCGGACGAGCCGCTGCTCGCGCTGCTGCGCGAGCAGACGTACCAGGTGAAGCTGTCCATGCACTGGATGACGCGGCTGCTGGATGTCCCGAAGGCGCTGGAGGCCCGGGGCTGGCCGCAAGGCCTGTCCGGCGCGCTGCACCTGGACGTGGCGGACGACGTCCTGCCCCAGAACCAGGGGCGCTTCGTGCTGGAGGTGGAAGGCGGCGCCGCGCGCGTGCGGCCGGGCGGGGAGGGACGGATGCGGCTGCACGTGCGCGCCCTGGCCCCGCTCTTCACCGGCTTCCTGACGCCCCGGGCGCTCCAGCTGGCCGGGATGCTGGACGCGGACGACGCGTCGCTCGACGTGGCGGCCGCCCTGTTCGCCGGGCCCGCGCCGTCCCTGCGCGACATGTTCTGA
- a CDS encoding NAD-dependent epimerase/dehydratase family protein has protein sequence MRAFVTGGSGFVGKHLLAALAKRGEPARALARSPAAVAAVQAAGGEPWEGDLSDPERLRLGMEGCDTVFHAAAHVRTSGPRAELYEANVRGTESVLEAARAAGVKRLVHVSTQGVLVDGGPMVRLDETHPLPQRPVGAYPSTKGEAERRVLSVNSADFTTVAVRPPLVWGPGDTTALPAMVAAVKSGRFRWIGGGRYLTSTCHVTNVVEGLLLAAEKGQGGQAYFLTDGAPVEFRAFVTALLKTQGVEPGDKTLPAALAAMMAVVGDLLWDVLGLKGAPPLSRTELLLGGQEVTVSDEKARLELGYTGSVSREEGLRALAVNAG, from the coding sequence GTGCGCGCGTTCGTCACCGGGGGTTCGGGATTCGTCGGGAAGCACCTGCTCGCGGCGCTCGCGAAGCGCGGGGAGCCGGCGCGCGCGCTGGCCCGCTCGCCCGCGGCCGTGGCGGCGGTGCAGGCCGCTGGCGGCGAGCCGTGGGAAGGCGACCTGAGCGACCCGGAGCGGCTGCGCCTGGGCATGGAGGGCTGCGACACCGTCTTCCACGCCGCCGCGCACGTGCGCACGTCGGGCCCGCGCGCGGAGCTCTACGAGGCCAACGTGCGCGGCACGGAGTCCGTGCTGGAGGCGGCGCGCGCGGCCGGGGTGAAGCGCCTGGTGCACGTGAGCACCCAGGGCGTGCTGGTGGACGGCGGCCCCATGGTCCGCCTCGACGAAACGCACCCTCTGCCCCAGCGCCCCGTGGGCGCGTACCCGTCCACCAAGGGCGAGGCCGAACGGCGGGTGCTCAGCGTCAACTCCGCGGACTTCACCACCGTCGCGGTGCGGCCCCCGCTCGTCTGGGGACCCGGGGACACCACCGCGCTGCCCGCGATGGTGGCCGCGGTGAAGTCCGGGCGCTTCCGCTGGATTGGCGGCGGGCGCTACCTGACGTCCACCTGCCACGTCACCAACGTCGTGGAGGGGCTGCTGCTGGCGGCGGAGAAGGGGCAGGGTGGCCAGGCCTACTTCCTCACCGACGGCGCGCCGGTGGAGTTCCGCGCCTTCGTCACCGCGCTCTTGAAGACGCAGGGCGTGGAGCCCGGTGACAAGACCCTGCCCGCCGCGCTCGCGGCCATGATGGCGGTGGTGGGCGACCTGCTCTGGGACGTGCTGGGCCTGAAGGGCGCCCCGCCGCTGTCGCGCACGGAGCTGCTGCTGGGAGGCCAGGAGGTGACGGTGAGCGACGAGAAGGCCCGGCTGGAGCTGGGCTACACGGGCAGCGTGTCGCGCGAGGAGGGCCTGCGCGCCCTGGCGGTGAACGCCGGCTGA
- a CDS encoding WGR domain-containing protein, with amino-acid sequence MRRFEFVDGNSSKFWMPELQGATFIVTYGRIGTAGQRKEKAFPDEEAALREYTKKVAEKVREGYAEVSTGEAPAAPPPKVAVAAPPAKPVLPRRVAPATPGPELVAAAGAALASLQSRLKGPSWKVTRLARKARRALRALGGVDPAAHPALAAPFAALMAHVVGPKAEGRLPVRHALGLLSAVDVAAFQRAAQMWQAAPAGSVPTGVAAARSLGDPELALRVTALLAERPDLRDGSEDAWTKRWGVLKPHVEAHLGDAGSSLAAFVGGVDAGGDAHLSKRLARLGG; translated from the coding sequence ATGCGCAGGTTCGAGTTCGTCGACGGCAACAGCTCCAAGTTCTGGATGCCCGAATTGCAGGGCGCCACCTTCATCGTCACCTACGGCCGCATCGGCACCGCCGGGCAGCGCAAGGAGAAGGCCTTCCCGGACGAGGAAGCCGCCCTGCGCGAGTACACCAAGAAGGTCGCGGAGAAGGTGCGCGAGGGCTACGCCGAGGTCAGCACGGGCGAGGCCCCCGCCGCGCCGCCCCCGAAGGTCGCCGTCGCGGCCCCGCCCGCGAAGCCCGTGCTGCCCCGCCGCGTGGCGCCCGCCACCCCCGGCCCCGAGCTGGTGGCCGCCGCGGGCGCCGCGCTGGCCTCGCTCCAGTCGCGCCTCAAGGGCCCCAGTTGGAAGGTGACGCGGCTGGCGCGCAAGGCCCGGCGGGCGCTGCGGGCCCTGGGCGGCGTGGACCCCGCGGCGCACCCCGCGTTGGCCGCGCCCTTCGCCGCGCTGATGGCGCACGTGGTGGGCCCCAAGGCCGAAGGCCGGCTGCCGGTGCGCCACGCGCTGGGGCTCCTGTCCGCGGTGGACGTGGCGGCCTTCCAGCGGGCGGCGCAGATGTGGCAGGCCGCGCCCGCGGGCTCGGTGCCGACGGGCGTGGCCGCCGCGCGGTCGCTGGGAGACCCGGAGCTGGCGCTGCGCGTGACGGCGCTCCTCGCGGAGCGTCCCGACCTGCGCGACGGCTCCGAGGACGCCTGGACCAAGCGCTGGGGCGTGCTCAAGCCGCACGTGGAGGCCCACCTGGGAGACGCGGGCAGCTCGCTGGCGGCCTTCGTCGGTGGGGTGGACGCGGGCGGTGACGCGCACCTGTCGAAGCGGCTCGCCCGGCTGGGGGGGTGA
- a CDS encoding substrate-binding domain-containing protein gives MKPRVLLLIGVLAAAFGVFYLLAAPEAPRTVAPDSGVGPVRPPPRRKVTDITFLYSTEKREWVEAALAQFQSSHPHVRVTLVGRGSLDAAQAILEGREQPTVWSPADSAVLRMLAADWATDASHGPLFATQGDAAPQPLVITPLVFVGWQDRMEVLRKAGGGGGLSWKTLQRAVASDQGWPSVGGPAQWGFVKLGHTDPTKSNSGLQALLSATLEYLGRRAGVKQADLLEPGYQDWLRRLERGVTRFEPSTGIFMTDLVRFGPSRYDLALVYESLVISHLGHAQGRWGQLQVDYPPVTLWSDHPAAVLQAEWVTPEQREAALEWVGFLRSRPVQARALAFGFRPADASVPLKTPDADNPFTRLAAHGIRVDVPPAAEVPDADVLRTLLDLWTRIGVGR, from the coding sequence ATGAAGCCCCGGGTCCTCCTCCTCATTGGCGTCCTGGCCGCGGCGTTCGGAGTGTTCTACCTGCTGGCGGCCCCGGAAGCGCCGCGCACGGTGGCGCCGGACTCGGGGGTGGGGCCCGTGCGTCCGCCGCCGCGCCGGAAGGTGACGGACATCACGTTCCTCTACAGCACGGAGAAGCGCGAGTGGGTGGAGGCGGCGCTCGCGCAGTTCCAGTCCTCGCATCCGCACGTGCGGGTGACGCTGGTGGGGCGGGGTTCGCTGGACGCGGCCCAGGCCATCCTGGAGGGCCGCGAGCAGCCCACGGTGTGGAGCCCGGCGGACAGCGCGGTGCTGCGCATGCTCGCGGCGGACTGGGCGACGGACGCCTCGCACGGGCCGCTGTTCGCGACGCAGGGGGACGCCGCGCCGCAGCCGCTGGTCATCACCCCGCTGGTGTTCGTGGGCTGGCAGGACCGGATGGAGGTGCTGCGCAAGGCGGGCGGGGGCGGGGGGCTGTCGTGGAAGACGCTCCAGCGCGCGGTGGCGAGCGACCAGGGCTGGCCTTCGGTGGGCGGCCCCGCCCAGTGGGGCTTCGTGAAGCTGGGCCACACCGACCCGACGAAGTCCAACTCCGGCCTCCAGGCGCTGCTGTCCGCGACGCTGGAGTACCTGGGGAGAAGGGCCGGGGTGAAGCAGGCGGACCTGTTGGAGCCGGGCTACCAGGACTGGCTCCGGCGGCTGGAGCGGGGCGTGACGCGCTTCGAGCCCTCCACTGGCATCTTCATGACGGACCTGGTGCGCTTCGGGCCGTCCCGCTACGACCTGGCGCTGGTGTACGAGAGCCTGGTCATCTCGCACCTGGGCCACGCCCAGGGGCGCTGGGGACAGCTCCAGGTGGACTACCCGCCGGTGACGCTGTGGAGCGACCATCCGGCGGCGGTGCTGCAAGCGGAGTGGGTGACGCCCGAGCAGCGCGAGGCCGCGCTGGAGTGGGTGGGCTTCCTGCGCAGCCGGCCGGTGCAGGCGCGGGCCCTGGCGTTCGGCTTCCGGCCCGCGGACGCCTCGGTGCCGCTGAAGACCCCGGACGCGGACAACCCCTTCACGCGGCTTGCGGCCCACGGCATCCGGGTGGACGTGCCGCCCGCGGCGGAGGTGCCGGACGCGGACGTGCTGCGCACGCTGCTGGACCTGTGGACCCGCATCGGCGTGGGGCGCTGA
- a CDS encoding adenosine deaminase, producing the protein MFKLSSFAIVAALGLSACNEEDPIPPVEKTREERVNEHMESLRGDATALGTFLFDMPKGGDLHSHTSGAITTEKLIAWGAEDGACVNTTTYVASNPCAAGSVPLSTTESDRALYDAVMSAWSMEDHPGPLLSAHQHFFDAFGKYGAVQNDTRNDDSYADILSRAGRHNQVYVELMQGFGAGTGGRLATPLFASTDVWDKATLLAKRQQLIALPDFQSALAAQAASIANTLKGTRELLGCATAQPDPGCNVDVRLLVSANRTADRTNVFGQWVYAYELAQKVPEIVGVNLVSPEENANSLAFYQDEMFALGTLDDFNDQEVGRKLVHVSLHAGELIPSVLQPQDQQHMNFHIREAVEKAHAERIGHGADVLSETAGDGAEDLLRDMHEAGVMVEICLTSNRVLLGMTGDAHPLSAYLKNKVPVALATDDSGILRGDITQEYVAAATAQGLDYKTLKMMARASLEHAFAEGDSLWARRDDFTAAVSACASDKPEQATPSTGCEGFLAANKRASMQWKLEVQLATFERGIAP; encoded by the coding sequence ATGTTCAAGCTTTCCTCATTCGCCATCGTCGCCGCGCTGGGCCTGAGCGCCTGCAATGAAGAGGACCCCATCCCGCCGGTCGAGAAGACGCGCGAGGAGCGCGTCAACGAGCACATGGAGTCGCTGCGCGGCGACGCCACGGCGCTCGGGACCTTCCTGTTCGACATGCCCAAGGGCGGCGACCTGCACAGCCACACCTCCGGCGCCATCACCACGGAGAAGCTGATCGCGTGGGGGGCGGAGGACGGCGCGTGCGTGAACACGACGACCTACGTGGCCAGCAACCCGTGCGCGGCCGGTTCGGTGCCGCTGTCCACCACGGAGAGCGACCGCGCCCTCTATGACGCCGTGATGAGCGCGTGGTCCATGGAGGACCACCCGGGCCCGCTGTTGAGCGCGCACCAGCACTTCTTCGACGCCTTCGGCAAGTACGGCGCCGTGCAGAACGACACGCGCAATGACGACAGCTACGCGGACATCCTGTCGCGCGCGGGCAGGCACAATCAGGTCTACGTGGAGCTGATGCAGGGCTTTGGCGCCGGCACGGGCGGCCGGCTGGCCACGCCGCTGTTCGCCTCCACCGACGTCTGGGACAAGGCGACCCTGCTGGCGAAGCGGCAGCAGCTCATCGCGCTGCCGGACTTCCAGAGCGCGCTGGCGGCGCAGGCCGCCAGCATCGCGAACACCCTGAAGGGCACCCGCGAGCTGCTCGGCTGTGCCACGGCCCAGCCGGACCCCGGATGCAACGTGGACGTGCGCCTGCTGGTCTCCGCCAACCGCACGGCGGACCGGACGAACGTCTTCGGGCAGTGGGTGTATGCCTATGAGCTGGCCCAGAAGGTTCCCGAAATCGTCGGCGTGAACCTGGTGTCGCCGGAGGAGAACGCCAACTCGCTCGCGTTCTACCAGGATGAGATGTTCGCCCTGGGCACGCTCGACGACTTCAACGACCAGGAGGTCGGCCGCAAGCTGGTGCACGTCTCGCTGCACGCCGGTGAGCTCATCCCTTCGGTGCTCCAGCCGCAGGACCAGCAGCACATGAACTTCCACATCCGCGAGGCCGTGGAGAAGGCCCACGCGGAGCGCATCGGCCATGGCGCGGACGTGCTGAGCGAGACGGCCGGCGACGGCGCCGAGGACCTGCTGCGCGACATGCACGAGGCGGGCGTGATGGTGGAGATCTGCCTGACCTCCAACCGCGTCCTGCTGGGCATGACGGGAGACGCGCACCCGCTCTCCGCGTACCTGAAGAACAAGGTGCCGGTGGCCCTGGCGACGGATGACTCGGGCATCCTGCGCGGGGACATCACCCAGGAGTACGTCGCCGCCGCCACCGCGCAGGGGCTGGACTACAAGACGCTCAAGATGATGGCGCGCGCCAGCCTGGAGCATGCCTTCGCGGAGGGCGACAGCCTCTGGGCCCGCCGCGATGACTTCACCGCGGCCGTGAGCGCCTGCGCCTCCGACAAGCCGGAGCAGGCCACCCCGTCCACCGGCTGTGAGGGCTTCCTCGCCGCCAACAAGCGGGCCTCGATGCAGTGGAAGCTGGAAGTGCAGCTGGCCACCTTCGAGCGCGGTATCGCCCCGTAA
- a CDS encoding Isoquinoline 1-oxidoreductase subunit, whose translation MRSLRSLLLTSCGVVALSGCRCATPVPAPSPETRAPPAALRSVESFADIQDARERSVALFVEAGRVIAHPRCTNCHPADGRPRQGMEQRAHVPAVVGGEDGHGPPGLPCTACHQATNTPTVGATVASIPGNPKWALAPVEMAWVGHSLGAICEQLKDPKRNGGKDLAALQHHMAKDELVGWGWDPGPGRQPVPGTQAAFGRLFQAWVDSGAYCPEP comes from the coding sequence ATGCGAAGCCTGAGGAGTCTCCTCCTGACGTCGTGCGGGGTCGTCGCGCTCTCGGGCTGCCGGTGCGCGACGCCGGTCCCGGCTCCCTCGCCTGAAACCCGCGCGCCCCCGGCGGCGCTCCGGTCCGTGGAGTCCTTCGCGGACATCCAGGACGCCCGCGAGCGCTCCGTGGCGCTCTTCGTCGAAGCGGGCCGGGTGATTGCCCATCCCCGCTGCACCAACTGCCACCCGGCGGATGGGCGGCCCCGCCAGGGGATGGAGCAGCGCGCCCATGTCCCGGCGGTGGTGGGCGGGGAGGACGGCCACGGACCTCCCGGGCTGCCCTGCACGGCCTGCCATCAGGCGACGAACACCCCCACGGTGGGCGCCACCGTGGCCAGCATCCCCGGCAACCCGAAGTGGGCGCTGGCGCCGGTGGAGATGGCGTGGGTGGGGCACTCGCTGGGCGCCATCTGCGAACAGCTCAAGGACCCGAAGCGCAACGGGGGCAAGGACCTGGCGGCGCTCCAGCACCACATGGCGAAGGACGAACTCGTGGGCTGGGGTTGGGATCCGGGCCCGGGGCGACAGCCGGTGCCCGGCACGCAGGCCGCGTTCGGCAGGCTCTTCCAGGCGTGGGTGGACTCCGGCGCCTACTGCCCGGAGCCCTGA
- a CDS encoding xanthine dehydrogenase family protein molybdopterin-binding subunit produces the protein MSAHVSRRSVLKGSLVLAFSLVVPAPSAQGQGRRLPGDLARTPGLDAWLRIGADGVVTLMTGKVELGQGILTALGQLCADELDVEPARLRILSGDTRVCPPEGVTAGSMSIPNAGAAVRQASAEVRALLVSMAATRLRVPEQRLRVQDGTVQAPGGGAVTYWALVGGQTLNREATGTVAPKAASQRRHAGRPLPRLDLPAKLTGEPRFVQDLRPDTLVHGRVVRAPTPGASLVAVETSRVAAMPGVLKVVRDGGFLGVIATREWLAVKAAAALALAARWKDGAPLPVDPHAWLLAQPTQDAVIHRVERPTDVAPTRTLEATYRRPYQMHASIGPSCAVAAWDGSTMTVDTHSQSVFETSEAIAKLLGLRKEQVHGRHVEGSGCYGHNGADDAAADAALLARALPGHAVRVQWSREDEHTHEPYGAAMVTRVRAGVDANGDVLDWDYALWSTSHGTRPFAEPGNLLAGRSLAKPFAQPTPRNGGPPSYSADRNAIPLYVFPGQTVTTHFVRAMPLRVSSMRGLGAYANVFSIESFVDELAHSAGVDPAEYRLRQLQDPRAKAVILRATERFGWSRFERRPHHGRGLAFARYKNLAAYCAVCLEVFVDPATHAPRVVRAVLAADAGEVVNPDGLANQLEGGLLQSLSWSLKEAVHHDARRILSRDWEGYPILTFSEAPPVDVQLIDRPEEPFLGAGEASQGPAPAALANAVFAATGLRVRDLPVTPERLAALRRAQGSGQ, from the coding sequence GTGAGCGCCCACGTCTCCCGACGTTCGGTGTTGAAGGGCTCGCTGGTGCTGGCCTTCTCCCTGGTGGTGCCCGCGCCTTCCGCGCAGGGGCAGGGGCGTCGGCTGCCCGGGGACCTGGCTCGCACGCCCGGGCTCGATGCGTGGCTGCGCATCGGCGCGGACGGCGTCGTCACGTTGATGACGGGCAAGGTGGAGCTGGGCCAGGGCATCCTCACCGCGCTGGGGCAGCTCTGCGCGGATGAGCTGGACGTCGAGCCGGCGCGGCTGCGCATCCTCTCCGGGGACACCCGTGTCTGTCCCCCGGAGGGCGTCACCGCCGGCAGCATGTCCATCCCCAACGCTGGCGCGGCCGTGCGGCAGGCCTCCGCGGAGGTGCGCGCGCTGCTCGTGTCCATGGCCGCCACGCGCCTGCGCGTCCCGGAGCAGCGGCTGCGCGTCCAGGACGGCACGGTGCAGGCCCCTGGGGGTGGCGCCGTCACGTACTGGGCGCTCGTCGGTGGGCAGACGCTGAACCGCGAGGCCACCGGCACCGTCGCGCCCAAGGCCGCCTCCCAGCGACGCCACGCGGGCCGTCCCCTGCCCCGCCTGGACCTGCCCGCGAAGCTCACTGGCGAGCCGCGCTTCGTCCAGGACCTGCGCCCCGACACGCTGGTGCATGGCCGCGTCGTGCGCGCGCCCACGCCAGGGGCCTCCCTGGTGGCGGTGGAGACGTCCCGGGTGGCCGCGATGCCCGGCGTGCTGAAGGTGGTGCGGGACGGAGGCTTCCTGGGCGTCATCGCCACGCGCGAGTGGCTGGCCGTGAAGGCCGCCGCCGCCCTGGCGCTCGCCGCGCGGTGGAAGGACGGCGCGCCCCTGCCCGTGGATCCCCATGCGTGGTTGCTGGCCCAGCCCACGCAGGACGCGGTCATCCACCGCGTCGAGCGGCCCACCGACGTCGCGCCCACGCGCACGCTGGAGGCCACCTACCGCCGGCCGTACCAGATGCACGCGTCCATTGGGCCGTCCTGCGCCGTGGCCGCGTGGGACGGGAGCACGATGACCGTGGACACCCACAGCCAGAGTGTCTTCGAGACATCCGAGGCCATCGCGAAGCTGCTGGGGCTCCGAAAGGAGCAGGTGCATGGCCGGCACGTGGAGGGCTCCGGGTGCTACGGCCACAACGGCGCGGACGACGCGGCGGCGGATGCGGCGCTGCTGGCCCGCGCCCTGCCCGGCCACGCCGTGCGCGTGCAGTGGTCGCGCGAGGACGAGCACACCCACGAGCCCTACGGCGCCGCGATGGTGACGCGGGTGCGCGCGGGCGTGGACGCGAACGGCGACGTGCTCGACTGGGATTACGCGCTGTGGTCCACGTCGCACGGGACCCGGCCCTTCGCCGAGCCCGGCAACCTGCTGGCGGGCCGTTCGCTGGCGAAGCCGTTCGCGCAGCCGACGCCGAGGAATGGCGGGCCGCCGAGCTACTCCGCCGACCGCAATGCCATCCCGCTGTATGTCTTTCCCGGCCAGACGGTGACGACGCACTTCGTGAGGGCGATGCCCCTGCGCGTGTCGTCCATGCGCGGCCTGGGCGCCTACGCGAACGTCTTCTCGATTGAGTCCTTCGTGGACGAGCTGGCGCACTCGGCGGGCGTGGACCCGGCGGAGTACCGCCTGCGGCAGCTCCAGGACCCACGGGCGAAGGCGGTCATCCTCCGCGCGACGGAGCGGTTCGGCTGGAGCCGCTTCGAGCGCAGGCCGCACCACGGCCGGGGCCTGGCCTTCGCCCGGTACAAGAACCTGGCGGCGTACTGCGCGGTGTGCCTGGAGGTCTTCGTCGATCCCGCGACGCACGCGCCGCGCGTGGTGCGCGCCGTGCTCGCCGCCGACGCGGGCGAGGTGGTCAACCCGGACGGGCTGGCCAACCAGTTGGAAGGGGGGCTGCTCCAGTCGCTGAGCTGGAGCCTGAAGGAGGCCGTCCACCACGACGCCCGGCGCATCCTGTCGCGCGACTGGGAGGGCTATCCCATCCTCACCTTCTCCGAAGCGCCGCCCGTGGACGTGCAGCTCATCGACCGTCCGGAGGAGCCGTTCCTGGGCGCGGGAGAGGCGAGCCAGGGGCCCGCGCCCGCGGCGCTCGCCAACGCCGTGTTCGCCGCGACGGGGCTGCGCGTGCGCGACCTGCCGGTGACGCCAGAGCGGCTGGCGGCGCTGCGCCGGGCTCAGGGCTCCGGGCAGTAG
- a CDS encoding (2Fe-2S)-binding protein encodes MAFTLTVNGTPHVIEPGEGEEDIPLLYVLRDTLRLNGAKYGCGVGQCGACTVLRDGAPVRSCLVPAASLQGRELTTLEGLRAPDGTLHALQRAFLAEQAGQCAYCIPGMMLTAAGLLQRKRSPTEADIRTALDANLCRCGSHNRIVRAVQRAATELAK; translated from the coding sequence ATGGCCTTCACGCTGACCGTCAACGGGACGCCCCACGTCATCGAGCCGGGTGAGGGAGAGGAGGACATCCCCCTCCTCTACGTGCTCCGCGACACCCTGCGCCTCAACGGGGCGAAGTACGGCTGCGGCGTAGGACAGTGTGGGGCCTGCACCGTGCTGCGCGACGGGGCGCCGGTGCGCTCGTGCCTCGTGCCGGCGGCGTCCCTCCAGGGCCGGGAGCTCACCACGCTGGAGGGGCTGCGCGCCCCGGATGGGACCCTTCATGCGCTCCAGCGCGCGTTCCTGGCCGAGCAGGCCGGACAGTGCGCGTACTGCATCCCGGGGATGATGCTCACGGCGGCAGGGCTGCTCCAGCGCAAGCGCTCGCCCACGGAGGCGGACATCCGGACCGCGCTGGATGCGAACCTGTGCCGGTGTGGTTCGCACAACCGCATCGTGCGCGCCGTGCAGCGCGCGGCGACGGAGCTGGCGAAGTGA
- a CDS encoding FruA-associating protein, FapA → MNEMPEFEKQGESAEIHPSELDLHQVEHTPQVASWLRMRASQWLGSAQKGYNEAVFARDGSDASLDRFADARSELDSAEAWALRVADFLMRPQ, encoded by the coding sequence ATGAACGAGATGCCAGAGTTTGAGAAGCAGGGAGAGTCGGCGGAGATCCACCCTTCGGAGCTGGACCTCCACCAGGTGGAGCACACTCCGCAGGTGGCCTCCTGGCTGCGCATGCGGGCCAGCCAGTGGCTGGGCAGCGCGCAGAAGGGGTACAACGAGGCCGTCTTCGCGCGGGATGGGTCGGACGCGTCGCTGGACCGCTTCGCCGACGCCCGCTCGGAGCTGGACTCCGCCGAGGCCTGGGCCCTGCGCGTTGCCGACTTCCTCATGCGCCCGCAGTAG
- a CDS encoding aldo/keto reductase, which translates to MMQRPLGSSGLTVSALGFGAGPVGSEALSDSDAGALLHGVLDAGVTLIDTAPSYGASEERIGRHLASRRREFVLSTKCGYGVPGVEDWTPECITRGVDLALQRLRTDVLDVLHFHSCPPDVLHRPGLLEALTRAVEAGKVRAAAYSGDNAGLDAALETGVFAVVQTSVNLFDQRSLEHGVAKAVSRGVGVIAKRPLANAPWRHHDRPSSHDVGEYWDRMRRMDVRPEGLDWPELALRFAAYAPGVATCIVGTTRLDNLRANARALEQGALPEAHVHALRDAFRRNDHGWDGVV; encoded by the coding sequence ATGATGCAGCGCCCCCTGGGAAGCAGTGGCCTCACCGTCTCCGCGCTCGGCTTCGGCGCGGGCCCGGTGGGCAGCGAAGCGCTCAGTGACTCCGACGCGGGCGCGCTGCTCCACGGCGTGCTGGACGCGGGCGTCACCCTCATCGACACCGCGCCCAGCTACGGCGCGTCCGAGGAGCGCATCGGCCGGCACCTCGCCTCGCGGCGCCGGGAGTTCGTGCTGTCCACCAAGTGCGGCTACGGCGTGCCCGGCGTGGAGGACTGGACGCCCGAGTGCATCACGCGCGGCGTGGACCTGGCCCTCCAGCGGCTGCGCACCGACGTGCTGGACGTGCTGCACTTCCATTCGTGCCCGCCGGACGTGCTGCACCGGCCCGGCCTGCTGGAGGCGCTCACGCGCGCAGTGGAGGCGGGCAAGGTGCGCGCCGCCGCGTACTCGGGTGACAACGCGGGCCTGGACGCCGCGCTGGAGACGGGCGTGTTCGCGGTCGTGCAGACGTCCGTGAACCTCTTCGACCAGCGCTCGCTGGAGCACGGCGTGGCGAAGGCCGTGTCGCGCGGCGTGGGCGTCATCGCGAAGCGGCCCCTGGCCAACGCTCCGTGGCGCCACCACGACCGGCCGTCCTCCCACGACGTGGGCGAATACTGGGACCGGATGCGGCGCATGGACGTGCGTCCGGAGGGGCTGGACTGGCCGGAGCTGGCGCTGCGCTTCGCCGCGTACGCGCCCGGCGTCGCGACCTGCATCGTGGGCACCACGCGGCTGGACAACCTGCGCGCCAACGCGCGGGCGCTGGAGCAGGGCGCGCTGCCCGAAGCCCACGTCCACGCCCTCCGGGACGCCTTCCGCCGGAATGACCACGGCTGGGATGGCGTTGTCTGA